CGCCTGCCAGACCTACTGGGAGGGGAAAGCAGGGAGTCTGGGGAAGCCTGGGAAGCCGGGAAAGGTGGGCCGCCAGGGGAGAGCAAGTCAGTCCTCTCAGCACGAGGTCGGAGCTGGTACCAGCAGTGACTCCCCACCCAAGTCTGCCTTCAGAACCCTGCAGGCCCGACGGAAGAGCTACGTTCCTCCCAGACAGGCCGAGTTCATCAACTGCCAGTCCAAACTCACAGGAGGTAGTGTCATAGGATAAAATGATTTAGTTCATATGTGAATGACCCCAGTTGCAATGTGTTGTCCTTGTTCTTCCAGACGCCTGCACTATGAATCTGGTCATCTACCGCTGCAGAGCCTTCGTGAGTCGTATGAAGAATCTGATGGTCGCAAACCAAAGTCGCTCACCAGGTCGAGGTAAGGCAGTGATTCGGCTTAAAACGTTTACTCATCATGGTTCGTACTactaatgtaaaaaaaatgtcttctgaGGCTCtagaggagctttgtcaagtctgagaaccctgatgatgtcacggtgatgtcatcagaattatCTCCAACTGTGGACACTGCTGAACTTTGAGAGATGGCATACGTCCATCTGGAGGTGTCCGGTGCAGTATCAGACTACACAATATTTTTGACTTTCTTTTGAGATGGTCACTGTGTCAGGTTAGTCAGATTAAGTCGTTGGACCCCGAATAAATCAGAGCTTGCCCTCTTTTATGACCCGTGTGGGGGGGGAtttagcagagagagaggaggtatAATCCGCAATCCATTAAAAActcctgctgctccttccaATGTACTCTGGGATTCAAAAGTAGGTTTCCTCCCTACCTTCACTGTATACCACCGTGGCTTCTCAGGTCATATCATCCTGGGCTTGTGtcattttcccttttgtctATTGTCctcactgtgctgcagcagaaaggccTCTCTGTGATGTGGCGGTCAGATGAGAGAAGACTTTGTTTATTTTCGGGGAGGTCGGTACAATAGACGGCCTTTAGGAGTCCCGGGGCTCTGAGACTGACAGGGAGGACGGCGCACCATTGAACCCTCTAACGGGGGCAGTGTCATGGCTGGGAGACGTGCCAGGCTGCAGCGAGGCACCAAGTTACAGTTCAACAACACTTCATGCTTAACCTCAGTCGACCTGTGACATGCGGCGGTCTGTTGCTGTAGTGAATCAGATGGGTCAGGGGGTCAGGGTTCTGTCTCACAGGCGCTGAACGGGTGGTTTTACAGTTAAATATACAGAAATCTCGACTGGCGACTTTGTTAATTGTGTTGGTAGATTTGCCATCAGCTctaaaaaatcttttttttcacatgagGAAAACTTTCAGCAGAACTGGGTACAAAATGAACAGAGCTGGTAAACCGGTAGCTGGTCTGTGTTGGATCACACATGGAAGTCCTCTCCTCAGTCTGTCCGTGCATCTGTCTGTCAACACTTTGGCCACTAGGTGTTGATATATCTTTCTCTGGACCAGGTTGTCATGACATTTAGTATGCATATTCATGATGACCCCACATGACCTGAGTGCCACTGGCCCCATGGTCAGGTCAGCATGCTTACTGTGGATATTGACcccccccagaggatgaatgctAATGTATAATAACCACTTTCAGGAAAAATGTATATATCTTTTGTtctatacagtattttattgatttcttaCTTTCAACGCACTGACTGTGCACTCTTTACCGGCTTTCTCTTCTGTTGTGTGTCTGAACAGGTCAGCCTGGGCAGCGTGTCGCAGGTAGCACGAAGGGTAATGTAGTCCACAGGGTGAATGTGTCCCTGGGGGAGCGTGGAGACAGACTGACTCGTGCTGAGGACAAGACTCTGGAGCTGATGCACAAAGCCCAGCAGTTTGCAGACACTGCCCACAAGGTGACAAAAGCATACAGCTAATTCTACAAGATCAGTCATTgataatgaatatatatttgtattgttttttattatgatAAGCAAAACAATTATTTGACGTTGTTTTATTTCCCATGCAGCTGGCCTTGAAGTATTCAAAGTAGAGTCTATTAGAGGATGGGGGGAGTCCTTCAGGATGTTAAAGATGAAAGACACTAACACTGTCTGATGCAGTTAACTCCCCATGAAGGCGTGTCTGAGGGGAGACAACAGGAGGAGGCTTTGGACTGTTACTAAACTACTTCTTTCAtaacagagtgcagcacagagaACTAAATACTCAGCCCCGCGGTCTGAGGATCATCCGCACCGTGTTCAGTTTGAAAGTTTTGTCTTCCGATGAATCTCCTGTCCCTCATGAGAAAAAGGGAGCTGGATTTAAGCTGcagttatttaacattttaacgtGTATTTTAAAGTCACTGCAGACCTTCCTGTGACAGTCATTCACTTATTACCTCCCTAACCTCAGATCTGTGTGACCGGTAGTACTGCTCAGGGTGAATGGTGTTTATTTTTTGGTAATGTAACTGCACATGGTTTGGACTTAATTGGATTCAACTGCactaaatgtttgatttgatattaCTCGATCATTCTGTgttcctgatgtgtgtgtgtgtgtgtgtgtgtgtgtgtgcgcagtgtcATGTTGTCAGTCTGTGTTCTCCTCTATGTGTCCTGAACACTCATCAAACTGTCACGTTATGTTTTGTCTCTGTACTGTGTCTTCTGGTCTATGTATGTCATCGTTGGTTTTTCATTTGTATCAGAGGTCTTGTCTTTGAGAGTTGAGTGGAGGTGGATCAGGTGGTGCAGTAGGAGTACTTTGCAGAGATGAGTTGCACAGTGAGCAATGCGAGTGAAGCTGGTCTGTGTAAAAAAAGTCAGGGTGACTTATGAAGGTCGACATGTTCACTTTAGTTGAATCCCTTTATGTTTGCATCACTTCTTTCAGTAATTTGGTGTAAGACTGATTAACTGATAAACAGCTTAAGCCAATGTGGACTGGAGTTCTCTGATACTTTACCGGAATCGAAGGAATTGATTCTAACCaaacttttatgttttgtttattgcttTGCTACAGTTTAATATCTCTGATGTATTAATGTATGTATGCTCCCACTCCTGTCTTTGAACCAATTAAATACACCTGGACCTGTATGTCGAGCTGTGCTTTGTATTTTACACTTGTCAAGGATATCAGCTGCTGAGCTTTGGACCACCAGATGGTGCTGACAGACTGGAAAGACTGGACACTTCAGCGCTGCAGCACTCGTGAAGTGTATCTGTGAAAGGCAAAGCAGCTGTAGATTACATTATAACTATTCGCATACAGAAACGTGTTTCTTTATTGTGGTGAACCTAATAAAGTGGCGAGTGAGTGTATAGTCTCTCTTTGTTGCTGTTGATTTCAAGAAGGCTTTCGATGGTAAATCATGATCTTCATAGCTTCAAACTACTATGCTATATCAATGATGGCAGCCATGCGAACTACAGGGTGACATGCTGCGATTGTGGAATAGATGAATTAACCCGCCTGACAATAGACTTACTAAACAAACCTTTTACTGGGAATTCTTGAATAACTTCATGGAGTTATTCTCTACGTTTGgcttatacagtatattttttagAAATAAGTTGCCCTGTAGTATTAGTTAAATCTCTGCTATTTGAAAATGATCAAGAAAATggtcaaaagacagaaaatatcgTATTATTAAGTACACTTACCAACTTCCATTTAGTCAGAGGATGACAGAGAGTGTCACCTGTGTGATTTGGATGAGGTGGAGAAGGAAGTGCATTCtatgtttttctgtccttttcgTCATGATCTTCGAGTTAAGCTTTTACTGAGAATATCTGACAGATGACAGAACATTTTACATACAAGACGTTATCTCAGTTTGCGTTAAATGCTAACCCTCAGGtttctatttgttttgtatttagtttaTATCTGATATAATGTGTGTGACACATGTATACAGCACCATGTGTTGGcttgctttctttttgctttctcGTGCCTCTGAAGGTAATGTAAGTAATGTGGTTttagattcattcattcaaagaAGGGGGCACATTTGGAAAAACAGGTTACACACAAATTTAAAGCCCCACTTCTAGGCAATAATAAACTGTGCATTATTAATTGTTAAATCTTCTAattttttattcaataaaagaaacacacttaacattttaattacGCTGCTGCTGGTCCACCCTCAAGACAGGATccctcctgagagagagacatcagaCAGAGGAAGTGGTGCATGACATCAATATGACATcacatgtgacagctgtggggAACACTACATCAGTTGGGTGTAACATCCACATGCCCCtccatttttttcattcagcatGGTAGCTCTTCACCATCTGATATTCTAACGTTGGGTCCACTTGATTAGTCTGACTGCAAACTTAGCCCAGCTGAAGCATTATCAGTGTATGCCGGGATAGTAATCAAGTGGACCCACTCATGTTTGTGACTAGAGTGGTAACGTTACTGGGGGAGTTTTAAAGAGGACctgttatgcttttccttattttctgtcatatatataatgttacaatgttggatattgatactaaacgttgccaaataCTGAGGtaaacatatgtaaaagtaatccctgtgagccaaaagctcaggcttcagactgctctgaacgctccgtttcagttttttcaaccgctgggtctatctgatgtcagataggcacggatgtccttagATGGAAAAATTACAACAGGAAGTCTGATGAATGGATGTGCCATGtgtcattgattaattgatgtCTTTTACCATCATCTAACAGTTTCAAGTAATTTTGAGGGAAATAGGGATTTTTAATTTTGCAGTGCCATCACAACAGTGATTCTGCCCAAAGCCTGGCAAGTTAAGTTTTTACATTGTGTTCACCTGAGGGAAAGTTTTCAGCCACATAGGAAGTCACGgtcatcacatttgtttttaaaacttcaCCAACAGAAATCTCACgaaaaaaaatcatgaaggACCACCCACAAAGTTTGACTGGCAGGTGACGTGCTGAAGTATCACcacatatacatactgtatacatagaTAATATTTGTTGAAAACGTGATGTTATGTTACTATAACGTACTCATCAATGATACATTGGAACACTCACGGTGACAACAGTGaattgtcactgtgtgtgtcatagTGACGGAAGAGCCGGATGTCTTGAACAGTAAAAGCATCAGCTGGAAGCTGCTGTGACTGAGCATCAGCCCTGTATCCATCCTGCTGGTCTTGATCCTCTGTTGGAATCGACATTACCTTCCAGTGTCACTTGGAAGATTTGACCTCAACACTCATCACTCATCGTGGCTCGTGCTGACAGGAGGAGAATCCTGTGTGTAAATGAGCGCAGAGATCAGGAGGAGTGTCAGGATCATCAATCTGCTTTGTTACAACAAGAATAGATATTCAGCCTTGGTGACTTTAGTAGAGGCATGTTGATATCTTGCGGTCACTGCAGAGGTTGAAAATATTCAAGCAGATGGAAAACTCTTGAGTGAGCTTGAATTCAGTGAGTGGTTTGACTGCACCTCTTGCAGGAAGTTGAAAATGTCTAAACGTTAAGGGGCTATTCAGAAAGATGAGCTGTTTATGAGAAATGCTTTCGAAGAAATAGTTCGGAATTTTGGGAAGTGATCGATATTACActcttgtctgtgtgtcaagtgtgagctggagtcaggacatggtcagcttagtttagcataaagacctgaagcagggggaaacagccagcctggctgtGTGCAGTCTTTATTGACCACAGCTTGCAGTTTGTTTGAAGGATACAGAAGCCTTCACATTATGAGACACCTTTTGTGAAaagcttttcacttttcaaattTTGGCCCCTGAAATCTCCAAAATATAATTCTATCAgagaaacaaatattttattggCACGTGTATAATAAAGATTAGAAATGTGAAAGTCTTTTTAGACACCGATGGTTGTGGTGAAAGGATGCTGAACATCTGGATGGGATGAGGAGTAGCCTTCTGATGAGCTCAACCCGGACACTGAATGTGATGACTGGAGGAGGGTCGCAGCGATTTCACAATGGAAAGCAAGAGGAGACCAGATTTAAGATTTGGCAGCAgcaatatgattggctgatggagattGTGGCAAAATCTGGTTGGATAGTGAGAGAGTAAACGCCCATGATTGGCTGattagagaaacaggaagagggacGTGAATGAATGAGCAAAAGATAGACTGAACTTAAACTGAGCTTCATTAGAAAGAGCTAAATGgaacaaacatacagacagtgCTACACACTGATGATGCCACTGGAAAGGCCACAGGATCATAAAAATCGAAACACTTCACCCTGCAGGGAGCCGGAATGGATCTAGtcagtttcattttcatgtcttGTGTGTAAGTGGAAAGTTTAGTTGGATcgtggcactagaggaaaatcagggggtcaccaaaaaCATCTGGAGTCATCCTCTCATGACCACGACTTTCCACTGCATATTTCATCTGGCTGGTAGCTGCCTGGGTTATCAGCACTTAGATAAGAGGTTCACAGGGGCTCACTGTCTTTGAagcataaaactgaaaacacgcacacacactcaccaaagCCGTCTCTTAAACAGAGGAACATTTATTTGCATTGCAATGATACTGTAATGCTCGCATGACAGTGACATTTGTCAGCGAACATCTGGAGGCCCATGCATTTTGTATTGTCTCAACAAGGAATGGAAGTGAACTTTAAATTTCCTCCTTCTGGAATATGAGCATAACACAACCAACACATGCAAGTTCATCCAATAATCTGACAAACAGATGTGTGATCAAACCATGAGCAGATTTATGACTGATGCTCAttgtgaaaaactgaaaaagcgGTTCATTGTGAAAAGGAAACACGAGGCTGAAGAGCACTGCTGTGACTGTTGGGGAGGATTaaggacacacatacataactATAACTGGGAGCTGATGAAAGTGGGACAGGaaggaggatgtgtgtgtgtttgtgtttacctaCTGTGGTTCAGTGCCTTCTCCACTCAGGAAGCATGATTTGTGAGCTAAAAGCCACATTTCATGCTGTTAACTGTACACATGCATTAGGTCTTTGCGGTTGTGGATTGGTAACAGCAGATGTGTGTAGTGCAGCGCCACAGACTCCACACGGAGGGCATTATTCAAACAGCAGGGCAGACATAATGAGGTGGAGTAgaacagagacaaaagaaaaagaaggctgcagctgctgtgttacGTTTTCATTGTCAAAGAAGACAAGGCAAAGAGCAATTAGGCTGCAGACGGTGCATGTATGTTTATTCTTAGAATAAACAATACAAAGGAATTAaatttaaatcagaatcagaaatattttattagGGGAATTACACCAGTTGCTCCCATTCGAGAGTAGAAgagtagcatacatttagaatgagcagtatgtacaaataagatattaaaagataaaaaataaaaaatatacatttacaatatttaagggaaaatgaatatatacaatagcaatgtatatgtatgtgtgtatgtatatatatatatatacatatacatatatgtacatatatgtattgcactggtaaaAAAAAGAGTCTGACACTttgttgaacagtttgatggcaccttggtcctcctcaggtccacagtcagctcctttgtctttgtaaatgaaacaaatctCAATCCATGAAAttgaagagaaaatgtattaaaagttgtactaatcaatatttgtatCATACGACAATAGATGCataacattacacacattatcaccaactctgcagttcccctcaggtCCTGAAAGCATTCTGGACTAGCCACGAAAAACACGACCCCAATAATTTGACTGaattgtcatttcttttttatttcattattctgtCAGATATTGTGGATGTGTAAGCCAGGATTTACTTTTGTGTtcactcagccaatcagcagcaagTGATGTGTCCATTCTGCCAGAGTAATTTTCAATACACATGGAAGCTtaggtgttgttttgttttcttcacctTCACCTAAATGAATAATGCTGGCATACCAGAAGCTCCTAACAGACAACATTTGGTCCATTCAAAATGTGCATCTTTATTTGTATGCTTTGAACACATGCATGGATAGTTTGACTCCATCTTTTTTTTGCGTTTtatgtgtgcagcagcagcagcagctgacttcCGGGCTCACAGTAGGACCATATGGTGTTTACTGCCTTAGTCAACTTCGGCCTCACCCAAACTCTCCCAGCATCACCCTGACTGACCTACACATCACCCAGACTTCACCCACACCCTGCTCCAGGAGCAGTAGGCATTCTGTTGCACTTTGTTTACACATGGGGAAGTCTGAGCATCAAAAGTGAGcaaaaatatctgtaaaacaagCCACTAAATGAACCAAGGCTCCTACAGGGTGTTGCCGCTTAAGGATGGTCACCCTTACCTAACTGGGCTGTATGGTAGCCAGTTGGTGTGACTGGTTCATGCTAATACCAGAGGTTTGAAGAAATACTTTTGCTGCATGCCAGTTCCATAATATATACAACATTCCTGTCTCAGCTCATATACAACTCATATGCATTCGAAAATACATTAAGCAGGGAAATATAGTGTTGGCCAGATTACGTTGTTAACATGCCAAGAAAGTGTTTGTATTGAGCATATCTGCAAACTGTTGGCTGTcaacttctgtctttgttttcctacaatatCTGTTCCTGGCAatagtctgtctgtctggatggaggaaggaaaaataaaaatacattgagTGATCTATTATCTATAATGTATCAAATTAGGATTAGAAAATACATGCATTCTCTgtatctgtttattttacaaaagaaaatctgtgtTTGGATTTATGCCAGAAGTGGGCGGGGCATACAAGGCAAGTAGGTCTAAACTGTGCCTACACAAAAGCTGTGTAGCTGTTGTGATCCGGATGGAAATAAACAATGGGGATTAACAGTGGGATAATGCATGTCAGAATTGCACTGGGCCATATTGCATGACTTCTCTATCAAAAGGTTGTGAATAGCGAGGCCCACATGAAAATAAAGGTCTAAAGAGAAAACTATTGACCAAAAAATGGGCCATAATAGCTCAGTGGGCCATATAGCGTACttggcaaaaaacaaaatctcgTCTCCAATTGTGTGGTAGAAATAATCACATAAATACAAGTACACAGCACCCAAAGTATTAATATACATTGCCCCAAATATTGTGTCAACAGTCGAATGAACAGAGAGCTGATGTATGTTGGTGCAGCAGCTGTCAGTTATAGTTGTACAAACAATTCATTTAGGCTAACgtatatgtatacattttaAACTCATCAGTCCTGCTTATCCTCTGCAAATTTGAAAGGATTCATTTATGTTTCTAAAGACCAATAAACATCACTGACTCCAGGTCAAGTCAAGTCCATCTAATTTAAACAGCCCAATGACACAAATTTCCCTCAAGGAGCTTACAACCTGTGGAGCATACGACACAtacctgcagcagaggagggatccctttcccaggacggacagacaggaaataaatgTCATGTGTGCAGAATAGGCCAACGtagtaaaattacagtatggacaacAGAATGACACAATGATAGACAGATTGTGAAGAATGTGGATCCAGGAGGACATtgagcagagagagcaagagagaacaCAGCAGTGCTTGCTCATAAACACATTGGTTGTATAGACATGAATAGTATAGCTTTACAAAAAAGTTTTGTGTATAATTTCTGTATAAATTGGTGGGATAAGGCAGGatatagtctatatatataCCCTCACTGGGTCCACCTGgtatcacaaacacaaaaacacaccaggcggcatggtggcgcagtggttagcactgtcgcacgggaggtaaagctggttagagcaggttggggtttcgatccccggctgcctctgtcatgtcgaagtgtccttgagcaagacactgaaccctaagctgctcccgatggagaccagcaccttgcatggcagctcggtcgccatcggtgtgtgaatgtgtgagtgaatgggtgaatgagacttagctgtaaagcgctttgttaaccgtgaaggttgaaaggcgctatataagtgagatcatttaccattaattaatttatttacacccacttcacgagatgaaacaataagggctccATGCTCCAGCCACTGCGCCATGTGTAATAGTACATAGAATCCCATATGCGCCCCAGTGGCACCACTGCAACACCTGACATTCTCTGTGAGTTcttacatcacctcatttagGATTATGTTCTCTACAGCTGCAAAGAATTATTAAGACCGAGAAAAGCATAAAACTATATACATTGTTGAAGATGTACGAAATTAGGGCTTGTGTCCAtatagcattttcttttctgaacaCCAGTATCTTTTTTCAGTTGTTGCCAATGAGGACAGAGTCCCCTGATGACATAGTAGAGGGTAGGCCTAAGTGCCGTtgtaaagaaaaccaaactgttatagtttttgacctgatggtggtgataGTGGATAGTAGTCATTAGGATTGATCCCCTGGAAATTTTGCACAGAtcatgaacatctgtacaaaatttcatg
The DNA window shown above is from Enoplosus armatus isolate fEnoArm2 chromosome 19, fEnoArm2.hap1, whole genome shotgun sequence and carries:
- the stxbp6l gene encoding syntaxin binding protein 6 (amisyn), like, with product MNIQSAINKEVFVPRDERMLVAVEVRRRKRKRMSFLPTGAKGDYSTFICISVTNTRPHQLLITKVKQFGGSSSFTRRSQWTVEQLRQVNGINPNKDSPEFDLVFDNAVDQWVASSSAEKCIFVQILYHACQTYWEGKAGSLGKPGKPGKVGRQGRASQSSQHEVGAGTSSDSPPKSAFRTLQARRKSYVPPRQAEFINCQSKLTGDACTMNLVIYRCRAFVSRMKNLMVANQSRSPGRGQPGQRVAGSTKGNVVHRVNVSLGERGDRLTRAEDKTLELMHKAQQFADTAHKLALKYSK